From Coregonus clupeaformis isolate EN_2021a unplaced genomic scaffold, ASM2061545v1 scaf0112, whole genome shotgun sequence:
ATGGAATCCCGCGGCGGACGGTACATGTTACAGTGGTGCCGTGACTCAGATCCCAGAGTTGATGTCTATCATCTGCTGAGGTTGCTGCGGAAAAGAAGGAGGTCAGAGGGAGGTGCATGTAGAGGATGGTAGCTAACGGATGCTAGCTTAGCATCACACATTGACACAATGATGATGATGTCACCTTCCCGGAGACCTGAGGTAGTGTCTCCCCCGTACCACAACAGCTCAGTTTTCTGTTTCTATAGCAGTATTAACGGAGACTATGGAGTACATTGTGTTGTTGTGAAACATGGTATCGAATCCTGGAGCGGACTGGTACATGTTACATGTGCGTGTCTTTGTGTTAGCTCAGCATACAGTGCTGTGCCATGAAATGTTCAGCTTCATCATTCTTCCACTTCTTCTGCCTTATTCTTCTGCTTACTTTGGTGTTGAGTTTTCCTGtaagtgtggttgtgtgtgtttgtgtgtgtgtgtgtgtgtgtgtgtgtgtgtgtgtgtgtgtgtgtgtgtgtgtgtgtgtgtgtgtgtgtgtaactgccCCCTGGTGTTTGTATGAGGTGTATGAGTTGTGTTGACGTCTGTGTCTCCACAGAGCCCCCGGTCACCATCACCAAGCTGCTGGACGACGTGCACGTAGTGGTGGGAGAGAAGGTGGAGTTTGAGTgtgaggtgtcagaggaaggagcCAACGTCAAATGGTGAGGGACTCATACTAATACCCTTTTTAGTCAAATGACTAAGTAACTAATCAatcaatctatctatctatcaatctCTGTTACAGCTgtggcatttgtgtgtgtatgtgtctctcacAACTGTTAAACACTAtttctatgtctgtgtgtgtttcaccCATTCTCaggatgaaagatggagttgagcTGACCAAGGATGGGAAGTACAGGATAAAGAAGGATGGGAAGAAACACACTCTGGTCATCAGTGAAGCAACCATAGAGGACATCGGAATGTACTATGTTTACACTAACGGGGGAGAATCCAAAGGAGAACTGGAAGTGGAAGGTACCACTTTCAGATATCATACAGTATACTAAAAAAGTTAATTTTTTATTAACTTCATTTTCGGAAGAGTCCGAaatgctttctctctctgctttcttttctgtctctttctgctttcttttctgtctctttctgttttcttttctgtctctttctgctTTATTTTCTGTatctttccctctccttcccttcatctctgCCCCTGGTGCTCAGCCAAGGAGCTGGAGGTTCTGCAGAGTATAGCTGACCTGTCGGTGAAGGCGTGTGAACAGGCCGTGTTCAAGTGTGAGGTGTCTGATGAGAAGGTGGTGGGCAAGTGGTTCAAGGACGGTGTGGAGGTCAAACCCGGCAACCGCATCAAGATGTCACACATCGGAAGGTATGGCGTCACATTGCTGGGGCTTTGGGGGGTCATTGAGTTTAAATAACTTCAGACAGGCTTGAACATCCTCAAATTCTCCTTCTCCATGGGACCTTGTCAGTACAGTACATATTCTATTTTTGACTTGATTTTGCATTATGGAGCATGTTGCAAGGGTAACTGTGCTTTGCATAATTGTGGGTCACTGCGAGTGTCTGTTGTCTCCTTGGTAACATTGGGTTGCCGTTTGTTCTCCAGGATCCACAAGCTGACGATTGATGACGTGAAGCCGCAGGACGAAGGAAACTACACCTTTGTCCCTGAAGGATACGCACTCTCCCTCTCCGCTAAACTCAACTTcattggtgagagagagagagagagagactctcctAAGTTTTACTGAGTACAATGAAGCAGAGCCTACATTTAAATGATACTGATTCATGTGTTTTCCCTGTTTCCCTCAGAAATCAAGATTGACTATGTTCCACGCCAAGGTAGGTGTGGCTATTGTCTCCTATCATCCGTTGGCGTTACCTATTTATTACACTGTATTTAATACTGTGATAATCACCCAGGACCACCCGTCCCTCACTGACATTCCTCCGCCCCTCACAGACCCTCCCAAAATTCACCTGGACACCAGTAGCACGGGCAGCAAGAACACTATTGTTGTGGTGGCTGGCAACAAGCTCCGCCTTGATGTGGAGATCACAGGAGAGCCTGTCCCCACCGTGTGTTGGATGAAAGGAGACACTGTGAGGATCTAGTATTTCTGTTACatcctcctcacacacacacatcaaacccCTGCCCCAGCATGCCTCTCTAAGGAAGGGGGGCATCAAAGGCAGGGTGTCACTCACATTAACCAACCATTAGACCATGCAAGACTCTGAGAGAAAGATGAAATAGTGTGTCCAGGTTACACCCAGTAGCTGAATCACCAGACAGTGTCAGTCCAGTAGTCTAAGTGCCCTCCCTGTTCCTGTCTCTAGGTGATATCGGAGGCGGAGGGCAGAGTGAGGGTGGAGACCAGGACCACTCTGAGCAGCTTTGTCATTGAGGGGGCGGAGAGGCCAGACGAGGGCCGGTACTCCATCATAGTGACCAACCCAGCCGGAGAGGACAGGGCTGAGCTCACCATCAAGATCGTTGGTCAgtggtactctctctctcctctctcccctctctctttccagtcTACTACTCTCCCCTCTTCACTTCTGTCCCCTTGCCTTTCCTGCTCTCCTCTTTCCCCCAcatctccctgctctctcctttttctctctctataaTTTGTTCTCCCCTTCTTATGCAATAGAGGTaaacatatatttaaaaaacaattCAGTAAGAGTGATTCAATAATAGATGTGACATTAATTGACATTAAGTTAGAACCCATTCTGAGCTGGTGAGAACATAGCCACCCCTATGTCCTGTCCTGACTgtttctcctgtcccctccagaTGTGCCTAACCCTCCAGAGAACGTCAAGTGTATGGGAGTTGGCGAGGACACAGCCACCATTACATGGGATCCCCCCAAATTTGATGGGGGTTCGCCCGTCAAAGGTGCACCTTTCCTATTTTTACATCTATCTATTAAGCTATCAATCTCTCTTTCCTCATGGTTATCAGCTATCTGTTAATCTCTCTCATTACATTGGTAAAATCTAATGATGTCGTTCTGTGATGATGTCGCTCTATGATTATGTAATGTCGCTCTGTGATGTCACTCTGATGATGTCAGACTGTAATGATGTAATGTTGCTCTGTGATGATGTCACTCGCAGGCTACCTGATGGAGAGGAAGAAGCAGGGTTCCTCCAGGTGGACCAAGCTGAACTTTGAGGTGTTTGAGTCAACCACGTACGAGGCTAAGAAGATGATTGAGGGTGTTTTTTATGAGATGAGGGTGTTTGCTGTCAATGGGATCGGCATCTCCCAGCCCAGCGGCAACTCCAAGCCCTTCATGCCCATCGGTGGGTAGACACTTATTACTAGAGCAGTGGAGAGGAGCCTTTCAATCTCCTGATACTCTACTTATACAGTttacctctgtcttcctctccttttatctattctctctctgcctctgtctctcagcCCCTACCAGTGAGCCCACTCGTCTGACGGTGGAGGATGTGACAGACAGCACCTGTGCCCTGAAGTGGCGTCCACCAGAGAGGGTTGGAGCAGGGGGCGTTGACGGGTACATAATCGAGTGGTGCAAAGAAGGAGGTGAAGGAGGATTTTGGGGTTGCAGAATAATATTATAATTTCTTCTAATTCACTAATCTCTCCCATAAAATTCCTCTGTAGAATTCCTATAAAACTCTATAGATAAACCATCTCATTTCTAAGTGGATGATAATGAATGCTCTTCTGCTATTGGTCCATCCCTTAGAGGATAACTGGGTGGTGGCCAATAAGGAGCCAGTGGACAAGAACACGTACCGTGTGAAGGGGCTGCCAACAGGAGAGAAGCTCTTGTTCAGAGTGGTGGCTATGAATATCGCTGGACGCAGCCCCCCCTGCACCTTGAAACAGTCTGTCACCATCAGAGAGATCATGGGTCAGACTCACACGCTTGCatggacgcacgcacacacacacttctccatagacctctgacacacacagtaaacacacCCACTTCCATTACTTCTATGTTGAcattcctctctgtctccctccatgtctcagaGTACCCAAAGATCCGCCTGCCTCGCCAGCTAAGAACCAAGTTCATCAGGAAAGTGGGCGAGAAGATCAACTTGGTCATCCCCTTCCaggtctgagaacagccagcacCACACAGTAGTAACCTTCCCCGGGCTAGAGACAGGGCTGACTTCATGTTAGCTGGGTCTCAGTGTGTGAAAAGAAGAGCAAACATTGTCCTGTAATGCCAAAACTAAACAGTCAGAAAATGAGATATTCTTGCCAGTCAACACCTTTCTCTCTTTTGGGTGttcctcctccacttctcctgtaGCAGCGTCTCACTCTTTAATTCAGTAAATATTTTTCCCCCCAGGGGAAGCCTCGCCCCGTGGTCAACTGGTTGAAAGACGGTGAGCCCCTGGAGAATAAATCGGTGGGCATCCGCACCAGTGACTTTGACACCATCCTGTTCATCCGCTCGGCAGAAAGGGACCACTCTGGGAAGTACACCCTGTCTGTCCAGATAGACAACATGCAGGACAAGGCTGACATACACATCCAGGTCGTAGGTCAGTCACTGGCACCAACATCATtggggatctggtcaaaagtagtgcactatatagggaatagggttccatttgggatgcaagctaTATATAACTGTATGTCTCCGCTCACCCTTCAGTGACTATACCTAGTATGTTTTACTACTTATTACAGTCAAATATGGAGCCAGTATGATGCAATGACTTAAATCTAGGATGACACCCCAGAGTTTAATTTGATGATAATTCCTCATTTAATCCTCGGAGGGGATCTAAGACTCCAAAGGAGGGTGGGAATCATCAAAGAGGCTGAttagtctcttcctctcctcttctcaatcCTTCCCTCCTGCCCTGACTGCCACCGTACCGTCGctttgctccctccctcccctctttccccTCGTTCCTGCTCCTCTTAGCACCCGTGTGAGGGTCAGGGTGCTGTGTGGCTGGGTGGGGAGATTATGCGGTGGGGTTCCGTTGGGATTATTGGTGTGTAGACTGGGAGTAGGGTGGGATTAGGGGCCTTGGTCTCCTTTCCCCTGCTGGGAGGTGAGCTAATGAGAGGGCCAGCCTCTTCAGATCAGCCCCCACACACGTTTagtcacagcagcagcagcacggcAGAGACCAGGATTAATGACAAACATCCTGGAGTACTGACGTACATGAGACACACTCCACATGCTCCATTTtcgctgtctgtttgtctgttaaaagagatctctctctctctctgacacacagatGTACTTCCTCCTTCCTACtttttcctcctttcctctccctctctccctatctccctctcgctctcgctctccccccctccccacacacagacAAGCCAGGTCCTCCTATAAATGTGATGGTAACAGATGTGTGGGGCTTCAACGCTGCTCTGGAGTGGAAGCCCCCCAAAGACACAGGCAACACTGATATCACCGGCTACACCATCCAGAAGGCTGACAAGAAGACCCAGGTCTCCAActccctcctctgtctttcctcatctctctctatagCTCTCTCTTTCTATACTGTGTATCCACCTCACCTCTCCTTCTCtgccctcacttccctcatcCTCTGTTCTCAAACATCTGCCTCTATATATCcacatctcctctccttctttttcaACCTCTCTACTTCTCTGTAAACAtcttcctttttctctctctccctccctccctctccctctccctctccttctctctctggtcAGGGTTGGTTCACGGTGTATGAGCACAACCGCCGGCCCAGCTGCACAGTGTCTGACCTTGTCATGGGGAACGAGTACTCCTTCCGTGTGTTCAGTGAGAACATCTGTGGCCTGAGCGATGAGGTGGCCTTCAGCAAGAACACTGCCATCATAGGAAAAACAGGTAATACACTACAATGCTACACCATACTATAGCCCCTGTGCATGCTCACGCAAACACGCGCTCACAATCGCTGCGCAAATGTAGCCTGTCATTACAGCCATAAACAGTGATACACTTTCAAAATGCAAGATATAGAAATAAACTGTGTTTTACACCAGCATTTTGAGATGAAGGTCATTCATAGCTAATAGCAGccaatatcaactagggatatcatgtcacttctctggagtccagagcaagcagGATCATATGGCCTACCTGTATGTATCGGAGGTTGCAGGATCGGATGGAAACCATGGTTAGGGTAAGCACAAGCCTATAGTATGTCAATCtacaatctactatcccccatagtacaaaagttcacctattctattggtcaacttggCCTTCTGTGTGAGAAAGAAATATTCCAAActtagtctgggacagttgtgggatgcgatagatcccaaattaatacaaccactagcatcagaAAACgttttaaaagcaatgaggctgatgcaacagatcagaacgtttagtttaaaatgttgataaactattaggctatttcttcacattataagcgcagcaatgtgcacatgacagtaggctataagcgcaaatgttccaaaatgcaatcaattagcaggaaaacaccattctcaaaagtaaCCGCAAATgagattatgcatgtaatgctttattataaaggtgcatttttatggtgaaaattatcttctccaaacttgaaactcacgcgccccctatgtatgccagttagactCTACACTggttgtaaagtggattaatgtgcttaattttaataagttatttggccactttagttgtatgatacaaaccttatcaaaacatataagcctatgggctaggctacatgaggtgttaaTTTTTAAAAGTTGCATgcgtttcttgccttactgcacacaacctgggcatcattcacaagtatATATCACAAGTGAATATTAAAATTATCAATTAAATCGCCAGGTAGCCTATTGTTCTGGCAAATATGTGTTCGTAGCAGATTGCTAAACTTTATTTTATGTGGATGATTTAAACGTACTATGCTTTTGCCAGGCAAAACCAGAGACATTTTAACAAGTGCTTtctggtcactaatctggatATACACCCACCTTTGTGTGTCAAtgctgatgactggtcattggtcaacagtAAAGACGCGCAACTTTTTGGTTCTGAAGCATAGATAAGATGTTTTTGAGACAACAATTTGGTGCAATACCGTAGGCCTATGTTAGTAACCATTTTGAAATATAAAATTACAAATGGTATGTAGCTGATTTAAAatatgtgtgattttttttttttcacattcAGTTTCAAACTCGTGACCCCCCAAAACCTTCTCGCGACCCCCCGGGGTTTCGGGACCCCCAGTTTGAGAACCActgtactacactacactacaccatactaTACCAAATGTAGTATGTAGTTATAATAGGGTAACATGATataccatgtggtcctctgtagctcagttgataaagCTAAAGCATGccgcttgtaatgccaggatagtgggttcgattcctgggaccccccaaacgtaaaatgtatgcacggatgactgtaagtccctttggataaaagcacctgctaaatggcatttattattattattattattattattattattattattattattattattatatagcctGCTAAACACAGCCATCACAGTCCCCATCCATATCCACCCCCCTCCCTCAGATCTGGAGTACAACAAACCAGCCTTCAAAGAGAAGGACATGAGAGGCTCCCCCAAGTTTACAGCTCCCCTAGTGGACAGGTGTGTCGTTGCAGGCTACAGTACTGCCATCAGCTGTGCTGTCCGGGCCTACCCTAAGGTGAGGATGTGTGCGGGGGGGTGTTTAAGTGTGTTTGTAATTAGGTGTGTGTTGGGAGAGCGAGAACTAAAAGCTGTTTGAAGGTGCGTTTGTGTGTCACaagctatgtttccattaacttgtccagtgattttttttgacattttgaaagtttgcatagaaaatagatgcgaCAATTGCCTGCTAGGGTGCGTTTCCATTTAACTATCTTGTGTCGATAAAATGTTAGGTGTGACGTAATGATGTCACACCTAAAATACAAATGTAGTGGTTGAAatgtttccattacccatttaggcaaattTCACATTAATAAATTGGCAACAGCCTgaatgccctcccacctatctgtttcatgttTCAGGTAGCCCGCgactaatacagtgcattcggaacgtattcagaccccttcacttttttccacattttgttacattacagccttattctaaaattgattaaattgtttcttcccctcctcaatctacacacaataccccataatgacaaagcaaaaacaggtttttagacatttttaaacatttattaaaaataaaaaacggaaatatcacatttacagaagtattcagaccctttactcagtactttgttgaagcacctttggcagtgattacagcctcgaatcttctagggtatgacgctacaagcttggcacacctgtatttggggagtttctcccattcttctctgcagatcctttcaagctctgtcaggttgaatggggagcgtcgctgcacagctatattcaggtctctccaaagatgttcgatcgggttcaagtccgggatctggcttggccactcaaggacattgagagatttgtcccgaagccactcctgcgtagtcttggctgtgtgcttagggtcgttgtcctgttggaaggtgaaccttcgccccagtctgaggtcctgagtgctctggagcaggttttcatcaaggatctctctgtactttgctccgttcatctttccctcgatcctgacttgtctcccagtccctgccgctgaaaaacatccccacagcatgatgctgccaccaccatgcttcaccgtagggatggtgccaggtttcctccagacgtgacgcttggcattcaggccaaagagttcaatcttggtttcatcagaccagataatcttgtttctcatggtctgagagtcctttaggtgccttttggcaaaccccaagcgggcagtcatgtgtcttttactgaggagttgcttccttctggccactctaccataaaggcctgattggtggagtgctgcagagatggttgtccttctggaaggttctcccatctccacagaggaactctggagctctgtcagagtgaccatcgggttcttggtcacctccctgaccaagtcccttctcccccgattgctcagtttggccgggcggccagctctaggaagagtcttggtggttccaaacttcttccatttaagaatgatggaggccactgtgttcttggggaccttcaatgctgcagaaatgttttggtacccttccacagatctgtgcctcgacacaatcctgtctcggagctctacggacaattccatcgacctcatggcttggtttttgctctgacatgcactgtcaactgtgggaccttatatagacaggtgtgtgcctttacaaattatgtccaatcaattgaatttaccacaggtggactccaatcaagttgtagtgtggtgggtgatttgaaggagtcaggcgcaggagggtaaatcacagaatacagagtttattccggaatacagagttacgcaggatagcgtcaaacagtccagtgcgcaaaacaggcgcactggagcaaaacaggcacacagggaaaatataccccggcaatacaaaacaCACGAAGCTCAACCAACCTTCTCTCTCCTCACATGAatcaatcacccacaaggacaagggggcagagggaacacttatacacatactaatgaggggatatgaaccaggtgtgtgtaatagacaagacaaaacaaatggaatgatgagatgagatgtggctagaaggccggtgattacgaacgccgaagcctgcccgaacaaggagaagaagTCGTGacgtggaaacatctcaaggatgaccaatggaaacaggatgcacctgagctcattttcgagtctcatagcaaagagtctgaatacttatgtaaataaggtttttcagttttttctaaaaacctgttttcgctttgtcattatggggtattgtgtgtacattgatgaggattattatttttttaaatcaattttagaataaggctgtaacgtaacaaaatgtgtaagaagtaaaggggtctgaatactttccgaaggcactgtatttgccatattctaataattatcATATGCCAACGTATTGCCATGgtccgtgccatggtgaaacttgcactcctgtagatctgaaataattggatggtgaaacttgccagAAAAGCAAGGCTAAGCAATTCAGGAATTcctgaaagtcaggacaatccaTGTGTtgcaaataaacattatttttgtacactgaacaaaaatataaacacaactgagctgcagttcatataaggaaatcagtcaattgaaatgaattcattatgccctaatctatggatttcacatgactgggaatacagatatgcatcagataccttaaaaaaaaaaagtaggggcgtggttcagaaaaccaatcagtatctggtgtgaccaccatttacctcatgcagtgcgacacatctcattcacatagagttgatcaggctgttgattttggcctgtggaatgttgtcccactcctcttcaatggctgtgtgaagttgctggttTTTGGCGGGAagtggaacacgctgttgtacacgtcgatccagagcatcccaaacatgctcaatgggtgacatgtctggggagtatgcaggccatggaagaacttaaACATTTTCacacttccaggaattgtgtacagatccttgcgacatggggtcgtgcattatcatgctgaaacttgaggtgatggcggtggatgaatggcacgacaatgggcctcaggatctcatcccggtatctctttgcattcaaattgccatcgataaaatgcagttgtgtttgttgtccgtagcttatgcctgcccatacaataaccccaccgccaccatggggcactctgttcacaacgttgacatcagctcgcccacacgacaccatacacgctgtctgccatctgcccggtacagttgaaaccgggattcatccgtgaatagcactcgaaggtgagcatttgcccactgaactcggttacgacgccgaactgcaggcaggtcaagaccctggtgtggacgacgagcacgcagatgagcttccctaagacagtttctgacagtttgtgcagaaattcttcggttgtacaaacccacagtttcatcagctgttcgggtggctggtctcagactatcccgcaggggaagaagcctgatgtggatgtcctgggctggtctaaaacaactttggaggcagcttatggtagagaaattaacattccattttctgccaacagctctggtggacattcctgcagtcagcatgccacttgcacactccctcaaaacttgagacatctgtggcattgtgttgtgacaaaactgcacattttttagtgtccttttattgtcccaagcacaaggtccacctgtgtaatgatcatgctgtttaatcagcttcttgatataccacacctgtcagctggatggattatcttggcaaatgagaaatgctcactaacagggatgtaaacaaatctgtgcacTAAATATGagctaaataagctttttgtgcatatggaaaatttctgggatcttttatttcagatcatgaaacatgggaccaacactttacacgttgcatttatatttttgttcagtgtagttgaaaAAATGTATATTGTAAGCAGTATACATATaattaaatgtggagtggagctttataGTTACACTATGACATCATGTGCCCCGCGTTCCTTCAAAATGATTCGGCAATCATCATTTATTAAAAAAACACAGTATCCATCGTCATTTGTCGCAAtaaagaatgtttaaaaaaatgaaaaatccACCCGTCAAATGGATAGAACTGTTGTCgatctttagaaaatgtctcctatatctgccgtttccattacacaCGACATTGCTTTTGTCTAATAAACCGGGGTCAATGGAAAATTGCCTAATGAGTGGGTGATTATATTTCAAGGCCAAATGTTGCCCCAATTaaattccctccctcctctcttaaccccccctcttccccctctcttcacCTCAGGCTAAGATTGTGTGGATGAAGAATAAGATGATCATTGGGGAGGATCCTAAATTCTTGATGCAGAACAACCAGGGGGTGTTGACCCTGAACATCAGGAAGCCCGGCCAGTTTGACGGGGGCAAGTACTCCTGTAAGGCCATCAACGACCTGGGGGAGGACGAGGTGGAGTGCAGGCTGGAAGTCCGaggtactgacacacacacactgtcatgcATGCACAGATAgatgtgcacaaacacacacacacactacaactcCTATCATGCTCAGCCTGAGACATACTTTTATTGGCAGTCAATAGTTGTCTAACTAATCATCAGTTATCATCAGTTAAACCCATTATTACAAAGCTGGTCATGTATTCACGATCTATGACTTATGATTATCGCTTGTTGGGAACACTGATAGTATGTCGTTTTTCCTAACAAGATTAAATGTAGAGATTGTGCGTG
This genomic window contains:
- the LOC121568909 gene encoding myosin-binding protein C, fast-type-like isoform X26, with product MPEAKKPAAKTDKAAAAPADKEGSEGGDETVPGGQSELTGLFVERPESTTVIKGKNVTFVAKVDSSDLLRKPNMKWLKGKWLDLGSKAGKHVQFKEAYDRNSKVYTYEMSIIKVVEGDAGGYRCEVTSKDKCDSCTFEVTVEAVQEEQPANILDAFKRSGIKGAKKGGDAGEDAGDLDFSALLKKREKKARDEPKEEVDVWEILKDAKPCDYEKIAFDYGITDLRGLLKRLKKMKKVEPKKSDAFLKKLEQCYSVDKGKRTQMHVELHDPNTQVKWLKNGVEIKPSAKYVFECVGNKRTLTINKCNLSDDAAYECVVGEEKSFTEVFVKEPPVTITKLLDDVHVVVGEKVEFECEVSEEGANVKWMKDGVELTKDGKYRIKKDGKKHTLVISEATIEDIGMYYVYTNGGESKGELEVEAKELEVLQSIADLSVKACEQAVFKCEVSDEKVVGKWFKDGVEVKPGNRIKMSHIGRIHKLTIDDVKPQDEGNYTFVPEGYALSLSAKLNFIEIKIDYVPRQDPPKIHLDTSSTGSKNTIVVVAGNKLRLDVEITGEPVPTVCWMKGDTVISEAEGRVRVETRTTLSSFVIEGAERPDEGRYSIIVTNPAGEDRAELTIKIVDVPNPPENVKCMGVGEDTATITWDPPKFDGGSPVKGYLMERKKQGSSRWTKLNFEVFESTTYEAKKMIEGVFYEMRVFAVNGIGISQPSGNSKPFMPIAPTSEPTRLTVEDVTDSTCALKWRPPERVGAGGVDGYIIEWCKEGEDNWVVANKEPVDKNTYRVKGLPTGEKLLFRVVAMNIAGRSPPCTLKQSVTIREIMEYPKIRLPRQLRTKFIRKVGEKINLVIPFQGKPRPVVNWLKDGEPLENKSVGIRTSDFDTILFIRSAERDHSGKYTLSVQIDNMQDKADIHIQVVDKPGPPINVMVTDVWGFNAALEWKPPKDTGNTDITGYTIQKADKKTQGWFTVYEHNRRPSCTVSDLVMGNEYSFRVFSENICGLSDEVAFSKNTAIIGKTDLEYNKPAFKEKDMRGSPKFTAPLVDRCVVAGYSTAISCAVRAYPKAKIVWMKNKMIIGEDPKFLMQNNQGVLTLNIRKPGQFDGGKYSCKAINDLGEDEVECRLEVRVLQEKKGDEEKK
- the LOC121568909 gene encoding myosin-binding protein C, fast-type-like isoform X2 — translated: MPEAKKPEAEPEEIAAKTDKAAAAPADKAKPAEDHDGVTDEAQPAPEEGSEGGDELLSDSEELPDDETVPGGQSELTGLFVERPESTTVIKGKNVTFVAKVDSSDLLRKPNMKWLKGKWLDLGSKAGKHVQFKEAYDRNSKVYTYEMSIIKVVEGDAGGYRCEVTSKDKCDSCTFEVTVEAVQEEQPANILDAFKRSGIKGAKKGGDAGEDAGDLDFSALLKKREKKARDEPKEEVDVWEILKDAKPCDYEKIAFDYGITDLRGLLKRLKKMKKVEPKKSDAFLKKLEQCYSVDKGKRTQMHVELHDPNTQVKWLKNGVEIKPSAKYVFECVGNKRTLTINKCNLSDDAAYECVVGEEKSFTEVFVKEPPVTITKLLDDVHVVVGEKVEFECEVSEEGANVKWMKDGVELTKDGKYRIKKDGKKHTLVISEATIEDIGMYYVYTNGGESKGELEVEAKELEVLQSIADLSVKACEQAVFKCEVSDEKVVGKWFKDGVEVKPGNRIKMSHIGRIHKLTIDDVKPQDEGNYTFVPEGYALSLSAKLNFIEIKIDYVPRQDPPKIHLDTSSTGSKNTIVVVAGNKLRLDVEITGEPVPTVCWMKGDTVISEAEGRVRVETRTTLSSFVIEGAERPDEGRYSIIVTNPAGEDRAELTIKIVDVPNPPENVKCMGVGEDTATITWDPPKFDGGSPVKGYLMERKKQGSSRWTKLNFEVFESTTYEAKKMIEGVFYEMRVFAVNGIGISQPSGNSKPFMPIAPTSEPTRLTVEDVTDSTCALKWRPPERVGAGGVDGYIIEWCKEGEDNWVVANKEPVDKNTYRVKGLPTGEKLLFRVVAMNIAGRSPPCTLKQSVTIREIMEYPKIRLPRQLRTKFIRKVGEKINLVIPFQGKPRPVVNWLKDGEPLENKSVGIRTSDFDTILFIRSAERDHSGKYTLSVQIDNMQDKADIHIQVVDKPGPPINVMVTDVWGFNAALEWKPPKDTGNTDITGYTIQKADKKTQGWFTVYEHNRRPSCTVSDLVMGNEYSFRVFSENICGLSDEVAFSKNTAIIGKTDLEYNKPAFKEKDMRGSPKFTAPLVDRCVVAGYSTAISCAVRAYPKAKIVWMKNKMIIGEDPKFLMQNNQGVLTLNIRKPGQFDGGKYSCKAINDLGEDEVECRLEVRVLQEKKGDEEKK